Genomic segment of Cryomorphaceae bacterium:
CGCGGTTTCCATGGGTAATGGCGTTGTTTACGCCTTCGGTGATTGCTATCAGGATGTTGCCGTAGTGCTCCTCGGTTATACCGTGTTCGGCACAGATGTCGTCAATCATCTTTTCAATCACAGCGATGTTTTCCACGCGAGAGTCAATCGCTACTTTCTTGATGTCGGGTGACATAGTCAGTGGGTCAGATGAAATCATGGTCAGAGGCCAAATTTAATGAAATATTCGTTGACTTTGTTTTTGTAGTATGGCTTGAGCGACGGAGGCATGGTTTTAAGCAGTTCAATCTCGCGTTGCTTTCGCTGATTATACTCGAAAAACTCGCCAGGGTTACTAAGTGAATAATCTTTTGCTTCCTTGCTTTCGCGTTTTTCATCCAGTTCACGCTCTCGCTCGGCGCGCTCTGATTCCAGAAGCCGGATCATAATATCCTGTTGGCGACGTAGGGTCTCAGGTCGGATGTTCTTGTTCACAATGTCTTTCTCGATTTCCTCCATCTCTTTGGCGAGTTTGTTCAACTCATTGCCTGAACCGGAGCCGTCTTTGTTGAGTTCCTGAGCCATCTGCTCAATGGCTTTCCGAATGGCGGCCTGCTCTGCGGCCATTTTGGCGAGCTCCTTGCTCATGCCGTCTTTGCCCCCGCTACCCGTTTTGCCTTTGTTCTGCCCCATCATTTTTTCCATCTCGGCTATTTTCTTACCAAGCTGATCCTGCATTTGCTGCAAGGAAGAAGGAGAGGGTTTGCTGCCCTGTCCGCCGGGTTTTTGGCAGTTTCCCGTGCCGGGCTGACCCTGGGCCATTTGCTGTTGCATTTGCTGCAGCGCTTCGTCCAATAGTAGTGCAAGGTTGTTGATAGCGGTCATTACGTATTGTTGGTGCGTACGCGCCTGAGGGGTCTGGCGCTCGGCGAGATGTTCAATGGTTTTACCCATGTTTTGATTGATGGCTGAAATTTCGCGGTTCACGATACTTTGCAATTGCTCTACGCGTTTGGAGAGTGCAAACAAACTATCTTCAACCATTTTCGCGTCGTCTTTCACCTTTCGTTGCAATTGGGACAACTCGGTGTAACGAGGGTCTTTTTTGTCTATACTGGCCAGCTCTTCCATGATGTCCTCCTGATCGAAGCTAAGCTGAATCAGGTTGTTGAGCAAGCGTCGAAGGTCATCCATATTCTCCTGGGCAGACTCTTCTTGCTGGGCTGCCATCATTGCCGCCATTGCGTTGGCCATTTGCTTCATTTGCTGTGAAGCGTTTTGTTGCGATTCAGAGGCTTTGTCTTTCTGATCCTGCTGAAGCTGGTCGGAGCTGTCCTGCATATCTTGCTGAATGGATTCCTCCATGGGGCCGGTATCTTCCATGTCCATGGGGTTTTCCAGGTCGGCGTTTTTCTCTTTAATGTCTTCCAGGTCTTTCCGCAGCTCTTCAAACTTTTCATTCAGCGCATCCTGCTTCTCCTTTAAGTCATCACTGTCCATTTCTCCAGACTCGGTTTCCTGCGCCAGCTCTTCCTGCTCTTTGGCCAGTTCTTCCAGCTTATCGAGTGTTTCTTCCATCTTCATTTCAAGCTCCAGCTGCTTGAATTGCTCCAGCGCGCGATCCAACTCTTTTTCCACGTCTTTGTTGTCCCATTTCATCTGGTCGAGCTCCTCCTGAATCTTATCCTTGTCGAGTTTTTCCATCAACTCCTCAAGGCGCTCGTACATTTCGCGCATTTCGTCGGTCATAATCTGGTCAAACAGCTCTTCCAGCCGGCGCTGCTTTTCCAGAATTTGTTCGTCAACTTGTTGGTACTCCTCCTGGCGCATATTGCTCCGCTTTTGCTGCTCTTTCATCTGGTCAATGCGCTTCTGCATATTTTGTTGCTTCTTCACCAAATCTTCCAGCTTCTTTTGGTCTTGCCAGGTGAGTTCCTTTTTCTCGAGTAGTTCCCGACTCAACTCTTCCGCTTCCTTTTGCAGCATTCGCGCTTCTTTCATGCTCTTTTCGAGATCTTCTTTAATCTGGCGATTGCTGTCGTCGCGCTCAGCTACTAGCTCATCATGGGTAGGGGCACGGTACTGCAGGGTTTGTGAGCGACTGGATTTCGCGCCGTTTACGCCATCGTTGTCCCACACTTCAAAAAAATACTCAACCGACTCGCCGGCTTTGAGCCCTAATTCACGCAAATTCCAGAAGTGGAAGAACTGCTGTTGGGTTTGGTCTGCGGCTACACCCAGATTAACGCGCTGCAAATCGCGGGGCCGTGTTTCGTCCTTGGTTTCGGCAAAGCGGTAGTTGAAGGTGAGTCGCGTAAAGCCGTAGTCGTCCTTGATCAACCCGTTGAAATACTTCAATTTCTGGCTTGCGGTGTCCGAGCGCTCTTCAACCTCAATGGTTGGGTAACGGTCGGGAACCACCTGTATGCGAAAGGGCAGGCTGTCGCGACGCTGCACAAGTTTATTGGTGGCTTGCACAGCGTAGCGTTGATCCTCGTTTGCCTGTGCGGCAAAGTCAAATCGACCTGAACCTGAGCGGCTCAACGACTGCCATTGCCCGTTCATCCACATCCGGAGGTCATCTACATCTTTGGTGTGAAACTGCCAGGATATCAACGTTCCTTCTGGCACGGTAATGTTGCCCGTGTTGCGAAAAGATTCGGCTGGACGACCTGTGTATTTTGGGTACTCAAGCTGCACCGAAAAGTGAAGCAGCACAGGAGCGGCCAATGCTTTAAGCACGTACACTTCCGAGCGAAATCCGCCCGCTTCAAACCAAAAAGGAACATCGGCCTGCACCGACCGGAATTTGTGCAGGTGACGGCTTGTACCTTCTTTCTTCATGCGGCTGCGCTGGTCACTGGCCACGATGTACACGTTTTCAGGAATGGCATCGCCCTGCATTTGCAATGTGAGCAAAAAGTCTTCCTGCGTGGCGGCCTCCAACGATTCATTCTGAATCACAAACTGAAAAGGAGCAACTGGCTCAAAGGCCTCGGTGTGGCGCACAATACGCGTGGTGGAGTCTGTCAGCACGTTTGGCGCGGCAATCAAAAGTACCACCATCACCATAAACGGCGGAAGCGCGTATTTGAGGTAGCGCTTGTTTTCACTTAAATTGATGGCATCGGTAAAGGGAACCGGACGCAGCTCTCTGGTTTTTTGCTCGATACTGGCCAGCAGCAGCGGACTGGGGTTGCTGCGGTGCTGCGACTCAAGCTGAAGGGTGTTGAGCAGCTTGTCTTGCACATGGGTAAAATGCTTACCAATAATACGCGCTGCCTGCTCGTGCGAGATGAGCTTTCCCAAACGCATCAGGCGCATCAACGGAATGGCAATGTAGTGCACCATCAGCCCGAGTGAGCCGAGCAGGAGGCTGTAAAACATGATGCTCCGGATAACCGGTGTGAAGTTCCCGAAATACTCCAGCAGGGCCAGCACGAGGTAGGACGCCAGAATGAGCCCCACGCTGTATAGCACACCGCGGATAATCTGGTTCTTGTAATACTTTCGGGTAAACGCGTCGAGCTTGTCGAGTAACTCGCGGTAACTGTTGTTTTCTGCTTGCTTCACGGTTCTTGAACGTCATTCGGGCCGGGATGTTTTACGGCCAACTACCAAAGTTACGGGTTATTCGCATGCAACAGAAGGGCCAATGGGTCTTTAACATTTGTTTCGGGCAATCGAGTAGGGGGTAAAGGGAGGTAATCAACCTAACATTGCCGTCCACTGAACAAATCTGACGCCAGGTAAAGTATTCTTCTCGGCAAGTTTGAGGTGAGATAGGGGGCTTTCACACCTCAACTCTCAAGAGATTCCCCTCGCGAAACACCCATCGTGTCCGCATTCCGGGTTGTGTCAACCTACTTTAGGACGACACCCCTGTGTGTATACCAGGCATACCAAACAAAAAACAGCCGCTCTAAGGCGGCTGCTTTGTATTGTTATGTCCGTTTACCTGTGGAATCAGAACACCACGATGCGCAGGGAGGCCCGGCCTTCTTCGTGGGTGAGAACCACCAGATAGGTGCCCGTAGCAATTCCCTCCAGGCTGAAGTACTGATAATTGAGGTTGTGACGGTTGAGTTGACCGTAGTTTCGCACCAGTCGCCCCTGAAGGTCTATCAGGGTAATTTCTACATCGCGATCCAGTTCTGTGTGCGTGCGAAGGTTGAACCCTTCGCGCGCGGGGTTCGGAAAGAGAGTAAACTGAGCAGGGCTGAGTTTGTGCTCCTGAACCGATACGGTGCTTTGCGCAATAGAGGAGGTGATCGTACAACCGTAGTCAGTGGTTACAATTACCCAGTAATTGCCGGCCGTTTCAGTAACGAGCACGGGGCCGTTCGCTCCTTGCACGGGAATCCCATTGAAAACCCATTGATAGGTTTCAAACATATCAGGAACGGATAGCGTAGCACCATCGGCACCAACAGTAATACTTACGGCGGGGCATACCAACAGCGAATCCGACATTACCTCACAGCCGTAGTCTGTGGTGATGAACAAGCTGTACCATCCAAATTCTGAAACGGTGAAGAACGATTGTGTAGCTCCGGAAATCGGGTTGCCCTCATAATACCACTGGTAACTGCTGTAGTTTCCAGGCGTGCTCAACAAGCCGGTGCTGGCGTTGTAATTGAGAGCAGGATTGGGGCAGAGGATAAACGGAGCACTCATGTTGCTGCAGCCAAAGCCGTTCTGTACCTCTACGTGATACACCCCCGGCGCGGGGTTGAACAGGGAGCTTTCCGTTCCGCCGGGTATCACGCTGCCGTTGAAGTACCACGTATAGGCGATAAATGTGCTGTCTTCATTTACCACAAGGTTGTTACCTGATTGGGTGACCACAGGATGCGGAGCAGGGAATACCGTGATGGTTTCCGTATTGGTAAACACCTCTGTGGGCGAAATGTCAACCACCAGGAAGCCGGCAGTGCCTGTAGGCTCGCTGAAATTAATTACTCCAGGCCCCGAAATATCGAAGGCAAAAATCCCAAGGTCGTCGTCCGCCGAGATTAAGTCTTCATCCCACACCTGAATGGTATAAGGCCCGTTGTTGGCGATGACAGTGAGGCCCGTCCAGCTTCCGGTTAGCGTATTGCTGGTGGACGGAGACTGGTAAATGAGGTTGGAGTTTGCATCGCGAATTTGGACGTAAATGTCGGGCAAAATGCCAAAAAGTCCAGAGCAGGTAGGCTCTTCAATATCTCCGCACCAGTTGTCGTTTACCGAAAGCACATGCACCTCGGTAATCACAAACTGATAGAACGTGGTTTCAAGTGTTACTTCGTAAGTGCCGGTGTCGGGGAAGAGCTGAGCCGGAGGCACCTGCTGATCACTGGTTTCACCGTTTCCAAAATCCCAACTCCATGAAGTGGGGTTGGGGGAGGCGTTGAGCAGGCCTTCAAACTGCACCACTGCAGAGTCGCACCCCACGTTGGTATCGAAGATAAACGAAAAGTTTCCGCCTGAGCCCGGAAGCACAGTTAAATCGAGCGTAAAGGCTTGTGGCTGGTTCAGCTCAATACCAAAAGAGGGCACAAACACCGTGGCTACAATGTTGATGTTAATGGTGAAATTACCCGCGCTCAACGGGGTACCGCAAATTCGTGCGCAGCCGTGCTCATTTTCTGAAGGTATGTACAGACCGTTGGGCTGATTCAGCTCCACGCTCAGGCCAAAAGGAAGGCCAGTGGTTCCCGTAACCTGCACCTGCAAAAACTGTACGTCCAGACCGGCGTCGGGCTCAAAAAACTCTGAGGGCAGGTAAAAGTGAATATCGGTTTCGTAAAACTCGCCCGCTGTGGCGTCAGGCAGTGTTTCCGGACAAAGCGTCGGAAAAGCCGGAGTGAGCACACATGAGGTGTCAGGCGTGCATGTACCACACTGGGCAGCAGCATTCAAAGAGAAACCCAACAGGGCAATGAGGGGTAATAAAAATCGCATACAGATTGGTTATTGGTTCAGCTTGTAATATTACAGAATTTGCAGAACACACAAGCGTTCGATGCGTTTTGTTGCGCGTCCATTCTGCTATCTTTGCGCAAAATTTTGAAAGCATGACTGAAAAGCCGGTTCGAGTGCGATTTGCTCCCAGCCCTACGGGGCCTCTTCACATGGGCGGAGTGCGCACAGCACTGTACAATTACCTTTTTGCCAAAAAGCACGGAGGGACCTTCTTGCTGCGAATTGAAGATACCGATCAAACACGGTTTGTACCGGGGGCTGAAGAGTACATCATCGAAAGCCTGAAATGGTGTGGCATTGTGCCTGATGAGGGGCAATCTTTTGGAGGAAACGACGGTCCCTACCGACAGTCCGAGCGAAAGAACCTGTACCGCCAATACGCCGATCAGTTGATAGAAAGCGGCCACGCCTACTATGCTTTTGATACCCCCGAAGAACTGGATGCTGTGCGCGAGCGCGCCAAACGGGCAGGTGTGGCCTCCTGGCAGTACAGCAACATTACCCGCAGCAGCATGAAAAATTCGCTCACCCTCTCTGAAGATGAGGTGAAAGCAAGGCTCGATGCCGGTGACTCGTATGTGATTCGCATCAAAATGCCCCGCAACGAGGAAATTCGCGTGCAAGATATCATACGGGGATGGGTTGTGGTGAACAGCAACCAGCTGGACGATAAAGTGCTCTACAAAAGCGACGGCATGCCAACCTACCACCTCGCCAACATTGTAGATGACCACTTGATGAACATTTCTCACGTAATTAGGGGTGAAGAATGGCTGCCCTCAGCACCGTTGCATGTATTGCTCTATCAGCACCTTGGCTGGGAGGCACCGGAGTTTGCGCATCTACCCCTGCTGTTGAAGCCCGATGGCAACGGCAAACTCAGCAAGCGCGACGGCGACAGGCTGGGTTTCCCCGTATTTCCGCTTGAGTGGACGGACCCTGTGAGCGGTGATAAATCTTCGGGTTACCGTGAGAACGGATACTTTCCCGAGGCATTTATCAACATGCTCGCCCTGCTGGGGTGGAATCCGGGCAACAACCAGGAGTTTTTTACACTGGATGAACTTGTGGAGGCCTTCAGCCTGGAGCGTGTTGGGAAGTCCGGATCCAAATTCGACCCCGACAAAGCGCGTTGGTTCAATCAGCACTACCTGAGGCTGCAGTCTGACGAAAGCCTTGCCCGGTCATTGATGCCGCATATTAAAGATCATGGCATAGAGGCTGACCTGAGCTACGTAGTTCGCGTGGTGGCCCTCCTGAAGGAGCGCGCGGTGTTTGTAGTGGATATGCTGGAGGGACTCTACTTGTTTCAGCGGCCCTCGAAATACGACGAGGGTACGCTGAAAAAGAAGTGGAAAGAAGATACCCCGGCCGTGCTGCGCGAGCTCAAGGAGCGCTTTGCTGCCGTGGAAAGTTTCAACGCTGCAGGTGCTGAAGAGGTGTTCAAAGCCTTGCTGGAGCAAAAAGGGCTTGGTTTTGGTGCCGTAATGCCCAACCTGCGGGTATTGATTACAGGGCAGGGAATGGGACCTTCGTTGTTTGATGTTTGCGAGCTATTGGGGCGCGAGGAGGTCTTGGCTCGCATGGAGTCTGGATTACAAAAACTGGGCTAATGGGGATTATCAGGGTAAGCGGTATTACGGTGTATGCCTATCATGGCTGCCTGGAGGAAGAGTCGCTGATAGGTAGTGAATACAGGGTAGATGTTTCCTTGCACTGCGACTTTTCATCGGCCGCTGCCAGCGACAAGCTCGACGAAACCATTGACTATGTGCGCGTGCATGAAATTGTGCGCGAACAAATGGCGGTGAGGTCCAAACTTTTGGAACACGTTGGCAGGCGCATCATTGAGGCCACTAAAGCCGAGTTTAACATGTTGAAACAGGTTACGGTACAAGTGGCTAAAATCAACCCACCCATCAACGGAATGGCCCGTGAAGTGAGCATTGAGATCACGGGCTGAGCATTTTTGAAACGTAATTTTTGATGGCTACGTAAAAAAGCTAACTTTGCGTGCCCTTTTTAAGAAGGTTCCGTGGCCGAGTGGCTAGGCAGAGGTCTGCAAAACCTCGTACAGCGGTTCGAATCCGCTCGGAACCTCCAAAAAGACCCCGAATTTACCGGGGTCTTTTTTTTTTGCACTACTTCTGAAAAGTCTTCCCGTCCAGCACCATCGTCCAACCGTATTCTGTTTGCTTGGGAGCCTGGTCAATATTGAAGCGCTGGTTTACAAAAAGAGCCGAAATGCGGAGCGTGCTGCTGTCAATAACCAACCGTCCACCGGTAATGGTTTTCGTGGCGCTACCACTGTATTCGGTGTAGTCGGCCCTGCCGTTGGAGTACAGCGTCATCTGAATACCCGGGCCGTACCAGCTTCCCTGGTAGTTGGCATAGGCGCCTTCCAGCTCCGTTTTTTTGCAGCCCATAAACGGACCCAGCATAAGGGCAAGCGCAAAAAGTAAAAATACTTGTCTCATAAATGAAAGTGTAAAGGTTAGGGGGCTAAGTTAGTTTTTTGGTTTTCGGAATCAAAGTGTTACTGGGCATAGCGAGGTGGTGTACTGAGGTCAGGTAGCTTAGACTGTTTCGGAGGCTATTTCTCCTGCAAGTTCGTTACGGCGCTAAAACAGCCGAATATGCTCTAAACCCGGTGAAGACCCGGATTAGCGTATCGACTCGCTAGGCTGCTAAGTCTATCGAGGCCTCCGGCTTACAATAAGAAATGACGTTTTTTGGCAGGATTGCTGTCGCGATTCTTGATGTTGGTTACTTCAACCCCATTCAAAAGTTTCTTTGCATATTGTGCAGCAAAGCTTTGACCCATGAAGAACCTATGGCTGTATGTTACGATCGCTCTATTGGGGGCAGCTTGTCACCCCGAAGGCCGCGTATTTGTT
This window contains:
- a CDS encoding DUF4175 family protein, which translates into the protein MKQAENNSYRELLDKLDAFTRKYYKNQIIRGVLYSVGLILASYLVLALLEYFGNFTPVIRSIMFYSLLLGSLGLMVHYIAIPLMRLMRLGKLISHEQAARIIGKHFTHVQDKLLNTLQLESQHRSNPSPLLLASIEQKTRELRPVPFTDAINLSENKRYLKYALPPFMVMVVLLIAAPNVLTDSTTRIVRHTEAFEPVAPFQFVIQNESLEAATQEDFLLTLQMQGDAIPENVYIVASDQRSRMKKEGTSRHLHKFRSVQADVPFWFEAGGFRSEVYVLKALAAPVLLHFSVQLEYPKYTGRPAESFRNTGNITVPEGTLISWQFHTKDVDDLRMWMNGQWQSLSRSGSGRFDFAAQANEDQRYAVQATNKLVQRRDSLPFRIQVVPDRYPTIEVEERSDTASQKLKYFNGLIKDDYGFTRLTFNYRFAETKDETRPRDLQRVNLGVAADQTQQQFFHFWNLRELGLKAGESVEYFFEVWDNDGVNGAKSSRSQTLQYRAPTHDELVAERDDSNRQIKEDLEKSMKEARMLQKEAEELSRELLEKKELTWQDQKKLEDLVKKQQNMQKRIDQMKEQQKRSNMRQEEYQQVDEQILEKQRRLEELFDQIMTDEMREMYERLEELMEKLDKDKIQEELDQMKWDNKDVEKELDRALEQFKQLELEMKMEETLDKLEELAKEQEELAQETESGEMDSDDLKEKQDALNEKFEELRKDLEDIKEKNADLENPMDMEDTGPMEESIQQDMQDSSDQLQQDQKDKASESQQNASQQMKQMANAMAAMMAAQQEESAQENMDDLRRLLNNLIQLSFDQEDIMEELASIDKKDPRYTELSQLQRKVKDDAKMVEDSLFALSKRVEQLQSIVNREISAINQNMGKTIEHLAERQTPQARTHQQYVMTAINNLALLLDEALQQMQQQMAQGQPGTGNCQKPGGQGSKPSPSSLQQMQDQLGKKIAEMEKMMGQNKGKTGSGGKDGMSKELAKMAAEQAAIRKAIEQMAQELNKDGSGSGNELNKLAKEMEEIEKDIVNKNIRPETLRRQQDIMIRLLESERAERERELDEKRESKEAKDYSLSNPGEFFEYNQRKQREIELLKTMPPSLKPYYKNKVNEYFIKFGL
- a CDS encoding T9SS C-terminal target domain-containing protein; the encoded protein is MRFLLPLIALLGFSLNAAAQCGTCTPDTSCVLTPAFPTLCPETLPDATAGEFYETDIHFYLPSEFFEPDAGLDVQFLQVQVTGTTGLPFGLSVELNQPNGLYIPSENEHGCARICGTPLSAGNFTININIVATVFVPSFGIELNQPQAFTLDLTVLPGSGGNFSFIFDTNVGCDSAVVQFEGLLNASPNPTSWSWDFGNGETSDQQVPPAQLFPDTGTYEVTLETTFYQFVITEVHVLSVNDNWCGDIEEPTCSGLFGILPDIYVQIRDANSNLIYQSPSTSNTLTGSWTGLTVIANNGPYTIQVWDEDLISADDDLGIFAFDISGPGVINFSEPTGTAGFLVVDISPTEVFTNTETITVFPAPHPVVTQSGNNLVVNEDSTFIAYTWYFNGSVIPGGTESSLFNPAPGVYHVEVQNGFGCSNMSAPFILCPNPALNYNASTGLLSTPGNYSSYQWYYEGNPISGATQSFFTVSEFGWYSLFITTDYGCEVMSDSLLVCPAVSITVGADGATLSVPDMFETYQWVFNGIPVQGANGPVLVTETAGNYWVIVTTDYGCTITSSIAQSTVSVQEHKLSPAQFTLFPNPAREGFNLRTHTELDRDVEITLIDLQGRLVRNYGQLNRHNLNYQYFSLEGIATGTYLVVLTHEEGRASLRIVVF
- a CDS encoding glutamate--tRNA ligase → MTEKPVRVRFAPSPTGPLHMGGVRTALYNYLFAKKHGGTFLLRIEDTDQTRFVPGAEEYIIESLKWCGIVPDEGQSFGGNDGPYRQSERKNLYRQYADQLIESGHAYYAFDTPEELDAVRERAKRAGVASWQYSNITRSSMKNSLTLSEDEVKARLDAGDSYVIRIKMPRNEEIRVQDIIRGWVVVNSNQLDDKVLYKSDGMPTYHLANIVDDHLMNISHVIRGEEWLPSAPLHVLLYQHLGWEAPEFAHLPLLLKPDGNGKLSKRDGDRLGFPVFPLEWTDPVSGDKSSGYRENGYFPEAFINMLALLGWNPGNNQEFFTLDELVEAFSLERVGKSGSKFDPDKARWFNQHYLRLQSDESLARSLMPHIKDHGIEADLSYVVRVVALLKERAVFVVDMLEGLYLFQRPSKYDEGTLKKKWKEDTPAVLRELKERFAAVESFNAAGAEEVFKALLEQKGLGFGAVMPNLRVLITGQGMGPSLFDVCELLGREEVLARMESGLQKLG
- the folB gene encoding dihydroneopterin aldolase, with the translated sequence MGIIRVSGITVYAYHGCLEEESLIGSEYRVDVSLHCDFSSAAASDKLDETIDYVRVHEIVREQMAVRSKLLEHVGRRIIEATKAEFNMLKQVTVQVAKINPPINGMAREVSIEITG